A window of Rhinatrema bivittatum chromosome 2, aRhiBiv1.1, whole genome shotgun sequence contains these coding sequences:
- the EOMES gene encoding eomesodermin homolog isoform X2: MQLGEQLLAGSAAPALPHTFYPLPVPIESSGHSHHHPHLGGSGSGAPQPRLDFGAGLLEKGGQQQPPKKYRGLLSQDGSGGTTEGGGGPLLSEAAGSEPFPSGSKPLAEGGGSSSSSGRKGSPQRPDEDLGPAAAAAPRYSLENLAAVAAPERYYLGPAAPSPQQAQNAGAGAAELSASGPCSLFPYPAGPQHPAGGGGGGADGYGGGGARYPYGAMLPPAGFSPALCPGRPQFASGYQQYGAAQGPGGGGGGGTGGSLYSPYPGAASAAGLRAQVFLCNRPLWLKFHRHQTEMIITKQGRRMFPFLSFNLTGLNPTGHYNVFVEVVLADPNHWRFQGGKWVTCGKADNNMQGNKVYVHPESPNTGAHWMRQEISFGKLKLTNNKGANNNTQMIVLQSLHKYQPRLHLVEVTEDGVEDLNDSSKTQTFTFPETQFIAVTAYQNTDITQLKIDHNPFAKGFRDNYDSSHQIVPGARYSVQPFFQEQFVNNLPPARFYNGERTVPQTNGLLSPQQNEEVVNPPQRWFVTPVQQASANKLDLSSYETEYSPSPLLTYGIKSLPLQTSHALGYYPDAAFASMAGWGGSRASPYQRKMGTALSWTSRTSPPVFSDPLAKEKIKEEANSPWIETPPSIKSLDSNDSGVYAGACKRRRLSPTSSSNENSPPIKCEEMGSDDFNKDSSKALGYYAFYTGS; this comes from the exons ATGCAGTTAGGAGAGCAGCTCCTTGCCGGCTCGGCTGCCCCCGCTTTGCCGCACACTTTCTACCCCCTGCCCGTGCCCATCGAGAGCAGCGGCCAcagccaccaccacccccacctgGGCGGCTCGGGATCGGGGGCCCCCCAGCCGCGCTTGGACTTCGGAGCTGGGCTCCTGGAGaagggggggcagcagcagccgCCCAAGAAGTACCGGGGACTCCTGAGCCAGGACGGCAGCGGCGGCACCACGGAGGGCGGCGGCGGCCCCCTGCTCAGCGAGGCCGCGGGCAGCGAGCCTTTCCCCTCCGGCTCCAAGCCCCTGGCGgagggaggaggcagcagcagcagcagcgggcgCAAGGGCTCCCCCCAGCGGCCGGACGAGGACCTGGGACCCGCCGCGGCGGCGGCCCCGCGTTACTCCCTGGAGAATCTGGCGGCGGTGGCGGCGCCCGAGCGCTACTACCTGGGGCCGGCGGCTCCCTCCCCGCAGCAGGCGCAGAACGCGGGGGCGGGGGCCGCGGAGCTGAGCGCGTCGGGGCCCTGCTCGCTCTTCCCCTACCCGGCGGGGCCGCAGCacccggcgggcggcggcggagGTGGCGCGGACGGCTACGGGGGCGGCGGGGCGCGCTACCCCTACGGGGCCATGCTGCCCCCCGCCGGCTTCTCCCCGGCCCTCTGCCCCGGGCGGCCGCAGTTCGCCAGTGGCTACCAGCAGTACGGGGCGGCGCAGGGGCCCgggggcggcggcggcggagGGACGGGCGGCTCCCTCTACAGCCCTTACCCCGGGGCGGCCTCGGCGGCCGGGCTGCGCGCTCAGGTCTTCCTGTGCAATCGGCCGCTCTGGCTCAAGTTCCACCGGCACCAGACCGAGATGATCATCACCAAGCAGGGCAG ACGGATGTTCCCCTTCCTCAGTTTCAACCTCACGGGCCTGAATCCCACGGGCCACTACAATGTGTTCGTGGAGGTGGTGCTAGCCGATCCCAACCACTGGCGCTTCCAGGGAGGCAAGTGGGTGACCTGCGGCAAAGCTGACAACAATATGCAAG GCAATAAAGTCTATGTGCACCCCGAGTCGCCCAATACTGGTGCGCATTGGATGAGGCAAGAGATCTCGTTCGGGAAACTGAAACTGACCAACAACAAAGGAGCCAACAATAATACGCAG atgatagTGCTACAGTCCTTGCACAAATATCAGCCACGGCTTCACCTGGTGGAAGTGACCGAAGATGGAGTGGAAGACCTAAATGACTCCTCCAAAACTCAGACGTTTACCTTCCCCGAAACACAATTCATAGCTGTGACTGCTTATCAAAATACTGAT ATCACCCAACTGAAGATTGACCACAATCCTTTTGCAAAAGGATTTAGAGACAACTATGATTC ATCGCATCAGATTGTCCCTGGAGCCCGGTACAGTGTCCAGCCCTTCTTCCAGGAACAGTTCGTCAACAATCTGCCTCCAGCCCGTTTTTACAATGGCGAAAGAACTGTCCCGCAGACAAATGGCCTCCTTTCTCCCCAACAGAATGAAGAAGTGGTCAATCCTCCCCAGCGATGGTTTGTGACTCCTGTACAGCAAGCCAGTGCCAATAAACTGGACCTAAGTTCTTACGAGACAGAATACTCTCCTAGCCCCTTACTGACTTATGGCATTAAATCTCTACCACTTCAGACCTCTCATGCTCTGGGGTATTATccagatgcagcctttgcatctATGGCTGGCTGGGGAGGGAGCAGAGCTTCTCCCTACCAGAGGAAAATGGGCACTgctctgtcctggacctcaagaacaAGTCCTCCCGTTTTTTCAGATCCACTGGCAAAGGAAAAAATCAAGGAAGAAGCGAATTCACCCTGGATTGAGACCCCACCTTCAATCAAGTCTTTGGACTCTAATGATTCTGGGGTGTACGCCGGTGCCTGTAAACGGAGGCGgctctcccccacctcctccagCAATGAGAATTCCCCACCCATAAAATGTGAGGAGATGGGTTCAGATGACTTTAACAAAGATTCTTCTAAAGCTCTGGGCTACTATGCTTTCTACACAGGCTCCTAA
- the EOMES gene encoding eomesodermin homolog isoform X1 — protein MQLGEQLLAGSAAPALPHTFYPLPVPIESSGHSHHHPHLGGSGSGAPQPRLDFGAGLLEKGGQQQPPKKYRGLLSQDGSGGTTEGGGGPLLSEAAGSEPFPSGSKPLAEGGGSSSSSGRKGSPQRPDEDLGPAAAAAPRYSLENLAAVAAPERYYLGPAAPSPQQAQNAGAGAAELSASGPCSLFPYPAGPQHPAGGGGGGADGYGGGGARYPYGAMLPPAGFSPALCPGRPQFASGYQQYGAAQGPGGGGGGGTGGSLYSPYPGAASAAGLRAQVFLCNRPLWLKFHRHQTEMIITKQGRRMFPFLSFNLTGLNPTGHYNVFVEVVLADPNHWRFQGGKWVTCGKADNNMQGNKVYVHPESPNTGAHWMRQEISFGKLKLTNNKGANNNTQMIVLQSLHKYQPRLHLVEVTEDGVEDLNDSSKTQTFTFPETQFIAVTAYQNTDITQLKIDHNPFAKGFRDNYDSMYTASESDRLTPSPTDSPRSHQIVPGARYSVQPFFQEQFVNNLPPARFYNGERTVPQTNGLLSPQQNEEVVNPPQRWFVTPVQQASANKLDLSSYETEYSPSPLLTYGIKSLPLQTSHALGYYPDAAFASMAGWGGSRASPYQRKMGTALSWTSRTSPPVFSDPLAKEKIKEEANSPWIETPPSIKSLDSNDSGVYAGACKRRRLSPTSSSNENSPPIKCEEMGSDDFNKDSSKALGYYAFYTGS, from the exons ATGCAGTTAGGAGAGCAGCTCCTTGCCGGCTCGGCTGCCCCCGCTTTGCCGCACACTTTCTACCCCCTGCCCGTGCCCATCGAGAGCAGCGGCCAcagccaccaccacccccacctgGGCGGCTCGGGATCGGGGGCCCCCCAGCCGCGCTTGGACTTCGGAGCTGGGCTCCTGGAGaagggggggcagcagcagccgCCCAAGAAGTACCGGGGACTCCTGAGCCAGGACGGCAGCGGCGGCACCACGGAGGGCGGCGGCGGCCCCCTGCTCAGCGAGGCCGCGGGCAGCGAGCCTTTCCCCTCCGGCTCCAAGCCCCTGGCGgagggaggaggcagcagcagcagcagcgggcgCAAGGGCTCCCCCCAGCGGCCGGACGAGGACCTGGGACCCGCCGCGGCGGCGGCCCCGCGTTACTCCCTGGAGAATCTGGCGGCGGTGGCGGCGCCCGAGCGCTACTACCTGGGGCCGGCGGCTCCCTCCCCGCAGCAGGCGCAGAACGCGGGGGCGGGGGCCGCGGAGCTGAGCGCGTCGGGGCCCTGCTCGCTCTTCCCCTACCCGGCGGGGCCGCAGCacccggcgggcggcggcggagGTGGCGCGGACGGCTACGGGGGCGGCGGGGCGCGCTACCCCTACGGGGCCATGCTGCCCCCCGCCGGCTTCTCCCCGGCCCTCTGCCCCGGGCGGCCGCAGTTCGCCAGTGGCTACCAGCAGTACGGGGCGGCGCAGGGGCCCgggggcggcggcggcggagGGACGGGCGGCTCCCTCTACAGCCCTTACCCCGGGGCGGCCTCGGCGGCCGGGCTGCGCGCTCAGGTCTTCCTGTGCAATCGGCCGCTCTGGCTCAAGTTCCACCGGCACCAGACCGAGATGATCATCACCAAGCAGGGCAG ACGGATGTTCCCCTTCCTCAGTTTCAACCTCACGGGCCTGAATCCCACGGGCCACTACAATGTGTTCGTGGAGGTGGTGCTAGCCGATCCCAACCACTGGCGCTTCCAGGGAGGCAAGTGGGTGACCTGCGGCAAAGCTGACAACAATATGCAAG GCAATAAAGTCTATGTGCACCCCGAGTCGCCCAATACTGGTGCGCATTGGATGAGGCAAGAGATCTCGTTCGGGAAACTGAAACTGACCAACAACAAAGGAGCCAACAATAATACGCAG atgatagTGCTACAGTCCTTGCACAAATATCAGCCACGGCTTCACCTGGTGGAAGTGACCGAAGATGGAGTGGAAGACCTAAATGACTCCTCCAAAACTCAGACGTTTACCTTCCCCGAAACACAATTCATAGCTGTGACTGCTTATCAAAATACTGAT ATCACCCAACTGAAGATTGACCACAATCCTTTTGCAAAAGGATTTAGAGACAACTATGATTC CATGTACACAGCTTCAGAGAGTGACAGATTAACGCCATCTCCCACGGATTCTCCTAGATCGCATCAGATTGTCCCTGGAGCCCGGTACAGTGTCCAGCCCTTCTTCCAGGAACAGTTCGTCAACAATCTGCCTCCAGCCCGTTTTTACAATGGCGAAAGAACTGTCCCGCAGACAAATGGCCTCCTTTCTCCCCAACAGAATGAAGAAGTGGTCAATCCTCCCCAGCGATGGTTTGTGACTCCTGTACAGCAAGCCAGTGCCAATAAACTGGACCTAAGTTCTTACGAGACAGAATACTCTCCTAGCCCCTTACTGACTTATGGCATTAAATCTCTACCACTTCAGACCTCTCATGCTCTGGGGTATTATccagatgcagcctttgcatctATGGCTGGCTGGGGAGGGAGCAGAGCTTCTCCCTACCAGAGGAAAATGGGCACTgctctgtcctggacctcaagaacaAGTCCTCCCGTTTTTTCAGATCCACTGGCAAAGGAAAAAATCAAGGAAGAAGCGAATTCACCCTGGATTGAGACCCCACCTTCAATCAAGTCTTTGGACTCTAATGATTCTGGGGTGTACGCCGGTGCCTGTAAACGGAGGCGgctctcccccacctcctccagCAATGAGAATTCCCCACCCATAAAATGTGAGGAGATGGGTTCAGATGACTTTAACAAAGATTCTTCTAAAGCTCTGGGCTACTATGCTTTCTACACAGGCTCCTAA
- the EOMES gene encoding eomesodermin homolog isoform X3, whose translation MFPFLSFNLTGLNPTGHYNVFVEVVLADPNHWRFQGGKWVTCGKADNNMQGNKVYVHPESPNTGAHWMRQEISFGKLKLTNNKGANNNTQMIVLQSLHKYQPRLHLVEVTEDGVEDLNDSSKTQTFTFPETQFIAVTAYQNTDITQLKIDHNPFAKGFRDNYDSMYTASESDRLTPSPTDSPRSHQIVPGARYSVQPFFQEQFVNNLPPARFYNGERTVPQTNGLLSPQQNEEVVNPPQRWFVTPVQQASANKLDLSSYETEYSPSPLLTYGIKSLPLQTSHALGYYPDAAFASMAGWGGSRASPYQRKMGTALSWTSRTSPPVFSDPLAKEKIKEEANSPWIETPPSIKSLDSNDSGVYAGACKRRRLSPTSSSNENSPPIKCEEMGSDDFNKDSSKALGYYAFYTGS comes from the exons ATGTTCCCCTTCCTCAGTTTCAACCTCACGGGCCTGAATCCCACGGGCCACTACAATGTGTTCGTGGAGGTGGTGCTAGCCGATCCCAACCACTGGCGCTTCCAGGGAGGCAAGTGGGTGACCTGCGGCAAAGCTGACAACAATATGCAAG GCAATAAAGTCTATGTGCACCCCGAGTCGCCCAATACTGGTGCGCATTGGATGAGGCAAGAGATCTCGTTCGGGAAACTGAAACTGACCAACAACAAAGGAGCCAACAATAATACGCAG atgatagTGCTACAGTCCTTGCACAAATATCAGCCACGGCTTCACCTGGTGGAAGTGACCGAAGATGGAGTGGAAGACCTAAATGACTCCTCCAAAACTCAGACGTTTACCTTCCCCGAAACACAATTCATAGCTGTGACTGCTTATCAAAATACTGAT ATCACCCAACTGAAGATTGACCACAATCCTTTTGCAAAAGGATTTAGAGACAACTATGATTC CATGTACACAGCTTCAGAGAGTGACAGATTAACGCCATCTCCCACGGATTCTCCTAGATCGCATCAGATTGTCCCTGGAGCCCGGTACAGTGTCCAGCCCTTCTTCCAGGAACAGTTCGTCAACAATCTGCCTCCAGCCCGTTTTTACAATGGCGAAAGAACTGTCCCGCAGACAAATGGCCTCCTTTCTCCCCAACAGAATGAAGAAGTGGTCAATCCTCCCCAGCGATGGTTTGTGACTCCTGTACAGCAAGCCAGTGCCAATAAACTGGACCTAAGTTCTTACGAGACAGAATACTCTCCTAGCCCCTTACTGACTTATGGCATTAAATCTCTACCACTTCAGACCTCTCATGCTCTGGGGTATTATccagatgcagcctttgcatctATGGCTGGCTGGGGAGGGAGCAGAGCTTCTCCCTACCAGAGGAAAATGGGCACTgctctgtcctggacctcaagaacaAGTCCTCCCGTTTTTTCAGATCCACTGGCAAAGGAAAAAATCAAGGAAGAAGCGAATTCACCCTGGATTGAGACCCCACCTTCAATCAAGTCTTTGGACTCTAATGATTCTGGGGTGTACGCCGGTGCCTGTAAACGGAGGCGgctctcccccacctcctccagCAATGAGAATTCCCCACCCATAAAATGTGAGGAGATGGGTTCAGATGACTTTAACAAAGATTCTTCTAAAGCTCTGGGCTACTATGCTTTCTACACAGGCTCCTAA